A portion of the Algisphaera agarilytica genome contains these proteins:
- a CDS encoding flavin monoamine oxidase family protein: protein MFDSPNTPLGRRRFIAQGMAGLASLLVGCNSRSSKVAAERLGERIVIVGAGPAGMTAAHLLRQYGVEVAVFEAAPTHGGRIKHHTTFTDFPISLGAEWVHVGPGILDEIVNDPAVNVTTKVRAYDPNDLAGYYDGRLMLGPIGDELDRKFVGSSWLDFFNTYIYPGIADAITFDSQVTAIDYAGDTVQLTDAKGATHVADRVIVTVPLKILQRGDLAFTPALPPRRARAIASADIWSGLKVFLEFTEKFYPAALAFPDSEMKQGQRLYYDAAYGQKSQANILGLFAVGHHAESYLVLSEDELLKRILAELDEVFEGEVSRTYVRHLVQNWNDEPYIHAAYLADDAPVSTSQHLAGSVDDRVYFAGDAYTRFHDWSSVHAAAWSAMETVEDLLS from the coding sequence ATGTTCGATTCGCCTAACACGCCACTCGGCCGTCGCCGCTTCATCGCCCAGGGGATGGCGGGATTGGCTTCACTGCTGGTCGGCTGTAACAGCCGGAGCTCGAAGGTCGCGGCGGAGCGGTTGGGAGAACGCATCGTGATCGTGGGGGCGGGGCCGGCGGGGATGACGGCGGCGCACCTGCTCCGTCAGTACGGCGTTGAGGTCGCGGTGTTCGAAGCGGCGCCCACGCACGGCGGGCGGATCAAGCACCACACCACGTTTACGGATTTCCCGATCTCGCTCGGGGCCGAGTGGGTCCATGTCGGGCCGGGGATTCTTGATGAGATCGTGAACGACCCCGCGGTGAACGTGACCACCAAAGTCAGGGCGTATGACCCCAACGACCTCGCCGGTTATTACGACGGCCGCCTCATGCTCGGGCCCATCGGCGACGAGCTCGACCGCAAATTTGTCGGCTCGAGCTGGCTCGACTTCTTTAACACCTACATCTACCCCGGCATCGCGGACGCCATCACGTTCGACTCGCAGGTCACGGCGATCGACTACGCCGGAGACACGGTCCAGTTGACCGACGCCAAGGGCGCAACCCATGTCGCCGACCGCGTGATCGTCACCGTGCCGCTCAAGATCCTCCAGCGCGGCGACCTCGCCTTTACGCCCGCCCTGCCCCCGCGACGCGCCCGCGCGATCGCATCGGCCGACATTTGGAGCGGGCTCAAAGTCTTCCTCGAATTCACCGAAAAGTTTTACCCCGCAGCGCTGGCGTTCCCGGACAGCGAAATGAAACAGGGGCAGCGGCTCTACTACGACGCCGCGTACGGACAAAAATCCCAAGCAAACATCTTGGGTCTGTTCGCCGTTGGCCACCACGCCGAAAGCTACCTGGTGTTGTCCGAGGACGAACTACTCAAGCGGATTCTCGCCGAGCTCGACGAGGTCTTCGAGGGCGAGGTAAGCCGCACCTACGTTCGGCACCTCGTCCAGAACTGGAACGACGAACCGTACATCCACGCCGCGTACCTCGCCGACGATGCGCCGGTATCGACTTCGCAACACCTGGCCGGCTCGGTCGATGACCGGGTGTATTTCGCGGGGGATGCCTACACGCGGTTTCACGACTGGAGCAGCGTACACGCCGCCGCATGGTCCGCGATGGAAACGGTTGAGGATTTACTGAGTTAG